The Dysidea avara chromosome 13, odDysAvar1.4, whole genome shotgun sequence genome includes a region encoding these proteins:
- the LOC136243458 gene encoding uncharacterized protein, which produces MASNIVNVIVFCKSTNSTLLPWQIAKIHPPATFRSFFTEVISKKMAPRHDGTVGSIAEVFIGKRKDLLDLVDPDLQITEVTPTFGQFIKYYMCDRSASESGVTTVTTTVIQSNGQCRNAFQIMMAAQAELCSKQLPDVNPNPRNGKEKLRNDVLLFLAAKGCKWKNSSELDKFSESFLQGISNVLWYIDGHHDCFKRQGFSIPSVFAKFSDYNRPELSKHRKRGFANLEKSTLRVLSSHLFSCLQHEYWDRQNWRTLKHDLVTLAQSISGYAEYLDQSNKRSKEVHSSPVPVHEISDNMSITFLPVTVHRPPLLADLISKLDLASDFEYVSVDDFCHLDTRKKYEYVQSVKQGLPFKTVLFTYTHGNNIGNLNFVWKIPEQSKLENSQKVIEQVKSKIPIYHTRMMRKYMFQRFGRLMPSVKPAVMRYIYRELSGDSTAASSLNEEEVDERVKLFIEMEDPEIVIDLRELNTGHHTKYDVFWEECQKFLQENIGLAVDERRHTNVTHMARAISARDLLDQVSSRCPPNTPIPSQSWLSLQFWPKSVHSHSKIHYTGRFNVKYMVQARQFRKDHEDSHYAAAIFRYQREYAVMMREHSAFVCLDDKHKVKVGEPGHPVAAVERGKRVLVRRDESFEVADHDFTKFSLIPSVTLDVNIPEEVSGTWYSGQVYIGLKEGVFEPSSPQRHVTELKSCLSATENKPVLFVYSDGGPDHRLTYLSVKLSLISIFLELDLDFLCACRTAPSHSWRNPAERVMSIVNLGLQCVGIMREKMDDSYEQQVDKCNNMAQLRRLAAEKSEVMHKTLDSVAPIKVLLTDILQRLKLDEAKFKVFLSASEEEIKQMFSNLLDTVDTSLEYGAKLNKEYLQSHPAIVSFMQHCCQARHYSFCIKKCGDPSCTTCKPVRLSSDIFQMLRFIPDPVPGDDHHYLPFTEAFTKKTSEEHRPSLKNKPKKKSLPFTPSVQHVKNVNMVIQCEECEMWRVVYSKYKLKPTEKKVLQQSLDGMSYTCGAILADLHLTGKLSNVHVRDLRCYDPMEKLYYSSGCNDQVCYYCSCTNNLHTVGNSYPICTSCKKSKDPVLKRT; this is translated from the exons CTTTGTTGCCTTGGCAAATTGCCAAAATTCATCCTCCTGCTACTTTTCGTTCCTTTTTCACTGAAGTTATTTCCAAGAAAATGGCGCCACGGCATGATGGAACAGTAGGAAGCATTGCAGAAGTTTTTATTGGTAAAAGAAAGGACCTGTTAGATTTGGTGGATCCTGATCTACAAATTACTGAGGTTACTCCTACCTTTGGCCAATTTATCAAGTACTACATGTGCGATCGATCTGCTAGTGAATCTGGTGTGACAACAGTGACGACAACGGTGATTCAGTCGAATGGTCAGTGCAGAAATGCGTTTCAAATCATGATGGCAGCACAAGCCGAACTCTGCAGTAAACAGTTACCAGATGTTAACCCCAATCCTCGAAATGGAAAAGAAAAACTTAGAAACGACGTTCTTTTATTCCTTGCAGCCAAAGGATGCAAGTGGAAAAACAGTTCAGAACTGGATAAGTTTTCTGAAAGTTTTCTTCAAGGTATATCAAATGTGCTTTGGTATATAGATGGCCATCATGATTGTTTCAAAAGGCAAGGATTTTCTATACCATCTGTTTTCGCAAAGTTTTCAGACTATAATCGACCAGAATTGTCAAAACATAGAAAGAGAGGATTTGCTAATTTGGAGAAGTCTACTTTACGAGTGTTGTCGTCACATTTGTTTTCCTGTTTACAGCATGAGTATTGGGATCGACAGAATTGGAGAACTCTCAAACATGACCTAGTTACACTAGCTCAATCTATATCCGGGTATGCTGAATATCTAGATCAGAGCAATAAGCGCTCTAAAGAGGTTCATTCTTCTCCAGTTCCAGTTCATGAGATCTCTGATAACATGTCAATTACATTTCTTCCTGTAACAGTTCATAGACCGCCATTACTTGCTGATCTTATCAGCAAACTGGATTTAGCTTCTGACTTTGAATATGTTTCTGTTGATGATTTCTGTCATCTTGACACAAGGAAAAAATATGAATATGTCCAATCTGTTAAACAAGGTTTACCATTTAAAACAGTCTTATTCACTTATACACATGGGAACAACATAGGGAATTTGAACTTTGTTTGGAAAATTCCAGAGCAGTCAAAACTTGAAAATAGTCAAAAGGTCATTGAGCAAGTTAAATCCAAGATTCCTATTTATCATACACGAATGATGAGGAAGTACATGTTTCAAAGATTTGGTCGTTTAATGCCGTCTGTAAAACCAGCTGTTATGAGATACATATACAGGGAGCTATCTG GTGATTCTACTGCTGCCAGTAGCCTCAATGAAGAAGAGGTAGATGAGCGTGTCAAACTATTTATTGAAATGGAAGATCCTGAAATAGTAATTGATCTAAGAGAATTAAACACTGGCCATCACACAAAATATGATGTTTTCTGGGAGGAGTGCCAAAAGTTTTTGCAAGAAAACATAGGATTAGCAGTGGATGAGCGAAGGCACACAAATGTCACCCACATGGCTCGTGCTATATCTGCTAGAGATCTTTTGGATCAGGTTTCATCTCGATGTCCACCTAATACACCAATTCCATCTCAGTCATGGCTTAGTTTACAATTTTGGCCCAAGAGTGTACATTCACATTCAAAGATTCattatacagggagatttaatGTAAAATATATGGTTCAAGCGAGGCAATTTCGCAAAGATCACGAAGATAGTCATTATGCTGCCGCAATCTTCAGGTATCAAAGAGAATATGCTGTGATGATGCGTGAGCATAGTGCCTTTGTATGTTTGGATGACAAACACAAAGTCAAGGTGGGTGAGCCGGGGCATCCAGTTGCAGCCGTAGAAAGAGGCAAAAGGGTTCTAGTACGTAGAGATGAATCTTTCGAGGTAGCTGATCATGACTTTACCAAATTCAGCCTTATCCCCTCTGTTACACTCGATGTGAATATACCTGAGGAAGTCAGTGGCACTTGGTACAGTGGACAGGTATACATTGGCTTAAAAGAAGGAGTGTTTGAGCCATCATCGCCACAAAGGCATGTCACAGAACTTAAATCCTGCTTGTCTGCAACTGAAAATAAGCCAGTTTTATTTGTTTATAGTGATGGTGGACCCGATCACAGGTTAACATACCTTTCTGTCAAATTGAGCTTGATATCAATTTTTCTAGAGCTTGATTTGGATTTTCTTTGTGCGTGCAGGACTGCTCCTTCACATTCCTGGCGAAACCCGGCAGAAAGAGTAATGTCAATTGTCAACCTTGGACTCCAGTGTGTGGGTATTATGCGTGAGAAAATGGATGATAGCTATGAACAGCAAGTTGATAAATGCAACAATATGGCACAACTCCGTCGCCTTGCTGCTGAAAAATCTGAGGTCATGCACAAAACTCTGGATAGTGTTGCCCCTATTAAGGTTTTACTTACAGATATTTTACAAAGATTGAAACTGGATGAGGCAAAGTTTAAGGTGTTCTTGTCAGCTTCTGAAGAAGAAATTAAGCAAATGTTTTCTAATTTGCTTGATACAGTTGACACCTCATTGGAATATGGAGCAAAGCTCAACAAAGAGTATTTACAAAGTCATCCAGCTATCGTCTCTTTCATGCAACACTGTTGTCAAGCTAGGCACTATTCATTTTGCATAAAGAAATGTGGAGATCCATCTTGCACAACTTGTAAACCTGTAAGGCTTTCATCTGATATTTTTCAGATGTTACGTTTTATTCCTGATCCAGTTCCTGGTGATGATCACCATTACTTACCTTTCACAGAAGCTTTTACAAAGAAGACCTCAGAAGAACATAGGCCTTCATTGAAAAATAAACCAAAGAAAAAATCTTTGCCTTTCACACCTAGTGTTCAGCATGTGAAAAATGTTAACATGGTTATACAGTGTGAGGAGTGCGAAATGTGGCGGGTCGTCTACAGCAAATACAAGCTTAAACCAACTGAAAAGAAAGTCTTACAGCAGAGTTTAGATGGAATGTCTTACACTTGTGGTGCCATATTAGCAGACCTTCACTTGACTGGTAAACTTTCAAATGTACATGTACGAGATTTAAGATGCTATGaccctatggagaaattgtacTACTCATCAGGATGTAATGATCAAGTCTGCtactactgtagttgtaccaaCAACTTGCACACCGTAGGAAACTCATATCCCATCTGCACCTCTTGTAAGAAGTCGAAAGACCCTGTATTAAAGCGAACATAA
- the LOC136243047 gene encoding uncharacterized protein yields MSQCTIPPLNQRVFRSGHSSNKLLHQGTLQRPLKFKQWCTESMDKAINAVLNEGMSIRRAAEHYGVPKSTLGDRISGRVLPGSTSGPSRILNDEEEEELVIFLRRCASVGFSKSRKELLALVQAIAEHKGTQHLVTEGWWNSFIKRHPDITLRAPVPLSQARARATDEEVMDHYFDLLETTFQQYNLLGKPGQIFNLDESGFPLNPKPPKGVFDKGIKNPTAYCTGDKAQITVLACVNAIGNSLPPMVIFDRQTFPIELATGEIPGTIYGFSQSGWIDQDLFDKWFDNHFLHYAPAARPILLLMDGHSSHYHPGTIRKAAENKVVLFVLPPNTTHLTQPLDKGCFGPLKAKWSEVCHGYMAKNPGKVVNRFVFCQLLHEAWTGAMTSLNIKAGFRTTGIYPLDRNAVAVKVRKPIAATDISKTGLPFIPLCSPLPQAKGLEVSTKLPAFTQEQLQRFEKRFEAESEPDEEYKRWMDLYHPQTSRKPPIESNTAPSLVSFSIPASASVLQKQLSEAASTSLPKTRPKIKAAAYGRVLTSAQNLKIIEEQQKEKELKKNQKQKGKKSPNEDIAMDTCTASSKTPNLLEAGQSPSFSSEELKKFKRRYENGFDLQHDERYNLWLKHFLSSSTVGVVAGGSKKVEKSCKLSKCDHPRSTTWVQCERCKEWKHCICAGVKHTLAKKLKFSYICTGCN; encoded by the exons ATGTCGCAGTGCACAATCCCTCCTCTTAATCAACGGGTGTTTCGTTCTGGTCACAGTTCAAACAAGTTGCTACACCAAGGAACATTACAAAGACCTTTAAAATTTAAACAGTGGTGTACTGAGTCTATGGACAAAGCCATCAATGCTGTACTCAATGAAGGTATGAGCATAAGACGTGCAGCTGAGCATTATGGAGTTCCAAAGTCAACTTTGGGAGACAGGATTAGTGGAAGAGTGCTGCCAGGTTCCACTAGTGGACCAAGTCGTATACTcaatgatgaagaagaagagGAGTTAGTCATTTTTCTACGTCGCTGTGCCTCTGTTGGTTTCTCCAAATCTCGGAAAGAGCTTTTGGCACTTGTTCAAGCAATTGCAGAACACAAAGGAACTCAGCACTTGGTAACTGAAGGATGGTGGAATTCCTTTATTAAGAGGCATCCTGATATTACACTCAGAGCTCCAGTGCCTTTGTCCCAAGCAAGAGCAAGGGCTACTGATGAAGAAGTAATGGATCATTACTTTGATCTACTGGAAACCACATTCCAACAGTACAATTTGCTGGGAAAACCAGGACAAATTTTTAATTTAGATGAAAGTGGGTTTCCTTTGAATCCAAAACCACCAAAGGGTGTGTTTGATAAGGGGATAAAAAATCCGACTGCATATTGCACTGGAGACAAAGCACAGATCACTGTATTAGCTTGTGTGAATGCTATAGGGAATAGCCTACCACCAATGGTAATATTTGATCGACAAACATTTCCTATTGAGCTAGCCACTGGAGAAATTCCTGGTACAATCTATGGATTTTCTCAGAGTGGATGGATTGACCAAGATTTATTTGACAAATGGTTTGACAACCATTTTTTGCATTATGCACCCGCTGCAAGACCTATTCTATTACTCATGGATGGCCATTCTTCCCATTACCACCCTGGAACAATACGTAAagcagctgaaaacaaagttgttctttttgtattgcctCCTAACACAACTCACCTCACACAACCTCTAGACAAAGGATGTTTTGGACCATTGAAAGCAAAATGGTCAGAAGTGTGTCATGGTTATATGGCCAAAAACCCAGGAAAAGTTGTAAATCGATTTGTCTTTTGTCAATTACTTCATGAAGCCTGGACAGGTGCTATGACATCCTTGAATATTAAGGCTGGCTTTAGAACCACAGGGATATATCCCCTTGACAGAAATGCTGTTGCTGTTAAAGTTAGAAAGCCTATTGCAGCTACTGATATTTCAAAAACTGGTTTGCCCTTCATTCCTTTGTGTAGCCCATTACCTCAGGCAAAGGGTTTAGAGGTTTCCACTAAGCTACCCGCATTCACTCAAGAACAATTGCAAAGATTCGAGAAGAGATTTGAAGCTGAGAGTGAGCCAGATGAGGAGTACAAGCGATGGATGGATTTATATCACCCACAAACCAGCAGAAAGCCACCTATAGAGTCCAATACTGCACCCTCACTTGTTTCATTCTCCATTCCAGCTTCAGCCAGTGTTTTACAAAAGCAGTTATCAGAAGCAGCTTCTACATCTTTACCAAAAACAAGGCCTAAAATTAAAGCTGCTGCATATGGCCGAGTCCTGACCAGTGCTCAAAATCTAAAGATTATTGAAGAACAGCAAAAGGAGAAAGAGTTGAAAAAGAATCAAAAGCAGAAAGGAAAGAAATCACCTAATGAAGACATCGCAATggacacatgtacagctagcagCAAGACACCAAATTTGCTAG AAGCTGGTCAATCACCATCCTTTTCCAGTGAAGAACTTAAGAAGTTTAAAAGAAGATACGAAAATGGTTTTGACCTACAACATGATGAACGCTACAACCTTTGGTTGAAGCATTTCCTTAGTTCAAGCACAGTTGGAGTTGTAGCAG GTGGAAGTAAGAAGGTTGAAAAATCTTGTAAGCTATCAAAGTGTGATCATCCACGATCAACCACTTGGGTACAATGTGAGAGGTGCAAAGAGTGGAAACACTGCATCTGTGCTGGAGTAAAGCATACTCTAGCTAAAAAGCTCAAGTTTTCATACATCTGTACTGGTTGTAACTAG